In Streptomyces sp. P3, one DNA window encodes the following:
- a CDS encoding cupin domain-containing protein: protein MPVVRSSEAVTHEIHGARFVSYATPLTGSKELCAWRGEIPAGTKAPAHTVNREEILHLLVGELLVTLDGRTERITAGDTLIVNPGATLTVENPTDHTALSWVTTSVGLEAELADGTRITPPWAN from the coding sequence ATGCCCGTCGTCCGTTCGTCCGAGGCCGTCACCCATGAGATCCACGGCGCCCGCTTCGTCTCGTACGCCACCCCGCTCACCGGAAGCAAGGAACTCTGCGCCTGGCGGGGCGAGATCCCGGCGGGCACGAAGGCGCCCGCGCACACCGTCAACCGGGAGGAGATCCTCCATCTGCTCGTCGGCGAACTGCTCGTCACCCTCGACGGCCGCACCGAGCGGATCACCGCCGGCGACACGCTGATCGTCAATCCGGGCGCGACCCTGACCGTCGAGAACCCGACCGATCACACCGCGCTCTCCTGGGTCACCACCTCCGTCGGCCTGGAGGCGGAGCTGGCCGACGGAACCCGGATCACTCCCCCATGGGCCAACTGA
- a CDS encoding MarR family winged helix-turn-helix transcriptional regulator: MQNSEALALSAALLAAAGELTRRINDGVVARGFEGRPSYGFTFARLAPDGATVSELGAHLGVTKQAASQLVEELVRKGYVERRPHPVDARARLIVLTEHGWECTRAAEEAAAEAVRAWADVLGEGEVRALYERLARIAPYGPIRPVW; the protein is encoded by the coding sequence GTGCAGAACTCCGAAGCTCTCGCCCTGTCCGCCGCCCTGCTCGCCGCCGCCGGCGAGCTCACCCGGCGCATCAACGACGGCGTCGTCGCCCGCGGCTTCGAGGGGCGGCCCTCCTACGGATTCACCTTCGCCCGGCTGGCCCCGGACGGTGCGACGGTCTCCGAACTCGGCGCCCATCTCGGGGTCACCAAGCAGGCCGCGAGCCAACTCGTCGAAGAGCTGGTGCGCAAGGGGTACGTCGAGCGCCGGCCGCACCCCGTGGACGCGCGCGCCCGGCTGATCGTCCTCACCGAGCACGGCTGGGAATGCACCCGGGCGGCGGAGGAGGCGGCGGCCGAGGCGGTGCGGGCGTGGGCCGATGTGCTCGGTGAGGGTGAAGTGCGCGCGTTGTACGAGCGTTTGGCGCGCATCGCCCCCTACGGTCCGATCAGGCCGGTCTGGTGA
- a CDS encoding ImpB/MucB/SamB family protein, protein MTPRQRHIAHLHLHLHASPTEDQYDDLTELMCGITPHVQAVPPNALQLDLTSALRYFDLSPYDVVQLAKIRLKALYDIDSSAGLAGNRMLAAMAADASAPGETTWVPTGQAAAWLYPRPVTALPGIGRTTAETLSRYGLHTIGQITDLPAGTLQRLLGAGPARLLAERARGHDPRPVTPSEPAEHMVADLVLERDCLDPSGHHRAVLGLAGRIGQRLRGESRVAGRLALTVRYADRSSTTRTRTLPEPTDHSPAVAATALGLLAALGLQRARVRSYAIRADDLLPACSAYRQLSLEPGDDRARAAEAAADRARRRFGLKAVRPAALAN, encoded by the coding sequence ATGACTCCACGGCAGCGGCATATCGCCCACCTCCACCTGCATCTGCACGCCTCGCCGACCGAGGATCAGTACGACGACTTGACCGAACTGATGTGCGGTATCACGCCTCACGTCCAGGCCGTTCCGCCCAACGCCCTTCAACTGGACCTGACTTCCGCACTCCGGTACTTCGACCTGTCCCCCTATGACGTCGTCCAACTGGCGAAGATCAGACTGAAGGCCCTCTACGACATCGACAGCAGCGCCGGGCTGGCGGGCAACCGCATGCTCGCGGCCATGGCCGCCGACGCGTCCGCCCCCGGAGAGACCACCTGGGTCCCCACCGGGCAAGCGGCCGCCTGGTTGTACCCGCGACCGGTCACCGCGCTGCCGGGAATCGGCCGCACCACGGCGGAGACGCTCAGCAGGTACGGGCTGCACACCATCGGCCAGATCACGGATCTGCCGGCGGGGACCCTGCAGCGCCTGCTCGGCGCAGGCCCCGCCCGTCTGCTGGCCGAACGCGCCCGCGGCCACGATCCCCGCCCGGTCACTCCGTCCGAACCGGCGGAGCACATGGTCGCAGACCTCGTGCTGGAGCGGGACTGTCTCGACCCGAGCGGACATCACCGAGCAGTCCTGGGACTCGCCGGCCGGATCGGCCAACGCCTGCGCGGCGAGAGCCGGGTTGCTGGGCGGCTCGCCCTGACGGTGCGCTATGCCGACCGCAGTTCGACCACACGTACTCGCACGCTGCCGGAACCGACCGACCATTCACCCGCCGTCGCGGCAACCGCCCTCGGGCTGCTGGCCGCCCTGGGGCTGCAACGAGCGCGAGTCCGCTCCTACGCGATCCGCGCAGACGATCTGCTGCCGGCCTGCAGTGCCTACCGTCAGCTCTCCCTGGAGCCGGGCGACGACCGGGCCCGTGCGGCCGAGGCCGCCGCGGACCGAGCCCGCCGACGCTTCGGTCTGAAAGCCGTACGTCCAGCGGCTCTCGCGAATTGA
- a CDS encoding DNA polymerase III subunit alpha: MTGFAHLHVASGYSARYGAAHPEHLARRAAERGMAALALTDRDTVTGAVRFAQACEKGGVRPIFGIDLAVEALVPPPPVRQRRTPARGGAHVVEPPLRFVLLAQNREGWARLCRITSSAHVGTASGAAPVEVSWGALREYGGPGLTVLLGPLSEPVRALSVGREDVAMKLLAPWKEIFGRGVRLEVVAQKRSGTGPGSLRLAARTLALADRTHTTAVLSNAVRYADPDQHRLADVLDAARLLRPVDRRHLDSGQRWLKDDRAMTVIAQMVAECAGADVRRARRLMADTAATAAACTVDPAADLGLGTPHFPEPSLFGAEPGPGGAAQLLRRQCEAGMARRGLDRDRAALGRLDEELAVISTLDYDSYFLAVGQVVADIRAKGIRVAARGSGAGSMVCHALDIATANPLDHHLLFERFLSVRRASLPDIDIDVESARRLECYDAIFERFGKERVAVTAMPETYRARRALRDVGLALGIAPADVDRIAKSFPHLRASDITGALAELPELRQLAAEAHRYGPLWELAEGLDSLVHGMAMHPCGVVVSDATLLDRLPVQPTPQGDYPMAMAAKEEIEALGNIKLDVLGVRMLSSMTHAIAEIERTTGNHVDLDDPRQVPLDDVFAFKLIQDSRTLGLFQLESPGQQDLLSRLQPRDVQDVIADISLFRPGPVAGGMPERYIAARHGGTPSYAHPDLEPVLADTYGVTIWHEQIIETLSVMTGCDYALAEIARRALGEKERLPKIRDWFHALARTRGYSAAVREEVWKTVEAFGAYGFCRAHAVAFAVPALQSAWLKAHYPAFLLAGLLEHDPGMWPKRVLVADARRGGVQILPVDINHSQVKHTVEKTDGDQWGVRLALSEVRGISEEECARIEEGQPYGSLSDFWQRAHPSRPVAERLAEIGALNCLHDGRLTRRDLLLQITELHRQSRTRSAHEGQLPIAAGAVGGAEPSGLPEMTGREALSAELSTLGIDVSKHLMEHHHRLLREIGATDAAHLAGMRAGRQVLVAGVRASTQTPPIASGRRIIFVTLEDGSGLVDLAFFEDSHPACAHTVFHSGLLLVRGTVQVRGTRRTVVGTMAWDLDEIAAARRDNGPEAALALLGESRPHPTPAQPQRTLANGTTGARLHPYADLQPAGTRSADLKKFGHRSPGSAG, translated from the coding sequence ATGACGGGCTTCGCTCATCTGCACGTCGCGTCCGGTTACTCCGCCCGCTACGGCGCCGCCCACCCCGAGCACCTCGCCCGGCGGGCGGCCGAGCGAGGCATGGCGGCGCTCGCGCTCACCGACCGGGACACGGTCACCGGTGCCGTCCGGTTCGCGCAGGCGTGTGAGAAGGGCGGGGTCCGGCCGATCTTCGGCATCGACCTCGCGGTGGAGGCTCTTGTACCTCCGCCGCCCGTCCGGCAGCGCCGTACTCCGGCGCGCGGCGGCGCGCACGTCGTCGAGCCGCCCCTGCGGTTCGTGCTTCTCGCGCAGAACCGGGAAGGGTGGGCGCGGCTGTGCCGGATCACGTCGTCCGCCCACGTGGGCACCGCGTCCGGCGCGGCCCCGGTGGAGGTGTCGTGGGGGGCGCTGCGCGAGTACGGAGGTCCCGGCCTGACCGTGCTGCTCGGACCGCTCTCGGAACCGGTGCGGGCCCTGTCGGTGGGCCGGGAGGACGTCGCGATGAAGCTGCTGGCGCCCTGGAAGGAGATCTTCGGGAGGGGTGTCCGGCTGGAAGTCGTCGCGCAGAAACGTTCCGGCACCGGCCCGGGGTCCTTGCGCCTGGCCGCCCGCACCCTCGCCCTGGCCGACCGCACCCACACCACCGCGGTCCTCTCCAACGCCGTCCGCTACGCCGACCCGGACCAGCACCGGCTCGCCGATGTCCTGGACGCGGCACGACTGCTGCGTCCCGTCGACCGACGTCACCTGGACAGCGGGCAGCGCTGGCTCAAGGACGACAGGGCGATGACGGTCATCGCGCAGATGGTCGCCGAGTGCGCCGGAGCGGATGTCCGACGGGCCCGCCGTCTGATGGCGGACACCGCGGCCACAGCGGCTGCGTGCACCGTCGACCCTGCAGCGGACCTCGGGCTCGGCACACCGCACTTCCCGGAACCGTCGCTCTTCGGCGCCGAGCCCGGGCCGGGCGGAGCCGCACAGTTGCTGCGTCGGCAGTGCGAGGCCGGCATGGCCCGGCGCGGACTCGACCGCGACCGTGCGGCGCTCGGCCGGCTGGACGAAGAGCTCGCTGTGATCTCCACGCTGGACTACGACTCGTACTTCCTCGCCGTCGGCCAGGTCGTCGCCGACATCCGGGCCAAGGGCATCCGGGTCGCGGCCCGCGGCTCGGGCGCAGGGTCGATGGTTTGCCACGCGCTGGACATCGCCACCGCCAATCCGCTCGATCACCACCTGTTGTTCGAACGCTTCCTGAGCGTGCGCCGGGCCTCGCTGCCCGACATCGACATCGACGTGGAGTCCGCTCGCCGCCTGGAGTGCTACGACGCGATCTTCGAACGGTTCGGCAAGGAGCGGGTGGCGGTCACCGCCATGCCCGAGACCTATCGGGCCCGCCGGGCCCTGCGAGACGTCGGCCTTGCTCTCGGCATCGCGCCTGCGGACGTCGACCGGATCGCCAAGAGCTTCCCGCACCTGCGGGCCTCCGACATCACCGGCGCCCTCGCCGAGTTGCCCGAGCTACGGCAGTTGGCGGCCGAGGCGCACCGCTACGGTCCGCTGTGGGAGCTGGCCGAGGGGCTCGACTCCCTGGTCCACGGCATGGCCATGCACCCCTGCGGCGTGGTCGTCAGCGACGCCACCCTCCTGGACCGGCTGCCGGTGCAGCCCACCCCGCAGGGCGACTACCCCATGGCCATGGCCGCGAAGGAGGAGATCGAGGCGCTGGGCAATATCAAACTGGACGTCCTGGGAGTTCGAATGCTGTCCTCGATGACTCATGCGATCGCCGAGATCGAACGGACGACCGGCAACCATGTCGACTTGGACGATCCGCGACAGGTGCCGCTCGACGACGTTTTCGCGTTCAAGCTCATCCAGGACAGCCGAACCCTGGGCCTGTTCCAGCTGGAGTCGCCAGGCCAGCAAGATCTTTTGTCTCGGTTGCAGCCGCGCGACGTGCAGGACGTCATCGCCGACATCAGTCTCTTCCGTCCCGGACCGGTCGCCGGCGGCATGCCCGAGCGGTACATCGCGGCCCGCCACGGCGGTACACCGTCGTACGCGCATCCGGACCTGGAGCCGGTGCTCGCCGACACCTACGGCGTGACCATCTGGCACGAGCAGATCATCGAGACGCTGTCGGTGATGACCGGCTGCGACTACGCGTTGGCGGAGATCGCCCGGCGGGCGCTCGGTGAGAAGGAGCGGCTACCGAAGATCCGGGACTGGTTCCACGCCCTGGCGCGTACGCGCGGCTACAGCGCGGCCGTCCGGGAGGAGGTCTGGAAGACCGTCGAGGCCTTCGGGGCATACGGCTTCTGCCGCGCCCACGCGGTCGCCTTCGCCGTACCGGCTCTGCAGAGCGCCTGGCTCAAGGCGCACTACCCGGCGTTCCTGCTGGCAGGCCTCCTGGAACACGACCCCGGTATGTGGCCCAAGCGCGTCCTGGTTGCCGACGCCCGCCGGGGCGGCGTACAGATCCTGCCCGTCGACATCAACCACTCCCAGGTGAAGCACACCGTGGAGAAGACCGACGGAGACCAGTGGGGGGTGCGGCTCGCGCTGTCCGAGGTGCGTGGCATCAGCGAGGAGGAGTGCGCGCGGATCGAGGAGGGGCAGCCGTACGGATCGCTGTCGGACTTCTGGCAGCGGGCGCATCCCAGCAGGCCGGTGGCCGAACGCCTCGCCGAGATCGGTGCGTTGAACTGTCTGCACGACGGCCGGCTCACCCGGCGTGATCTCCTGCTCCAGATAACGGAGTTGCATCGGCAGTCCCGCACCCGTTCTGCGCATGAGGGTCAACTGCCCATCGCTGCGGGCGCCGTCGGCGGGGCCGAGCCGAGCGGCCTGCCGGAGATGACCGGACGCGAAGCCCTGAGCGCCGAGCTGAGCACTCTCGGTATCGATGTCTCCAAGCACCTCATGGAGCACCACCACCGGCTGCTGCGTGAGATCGGCGCGACCGACGCGGCGCATCTGGCCGGGATGCGGGCCGGTCGGCAGGTGCTGGTCGCGGGTGTGCGGGCTTCGACCCAGACTCCGCCGATCGCGAGTGGCCGGCGGATCATCTTCGTCACCCTGGAGGACGGCTCCGGCCTGGTCGACCTGGCCTTCTTCGAGGACTCCCATCCGGCCTGCGCGCACACCGTCTTCCACAGCGGGCTGCTGCTGGTGCGCGGCACGGTCCAGGTGCGCGGCACCCGTCGTACCGTCGTCGGCACCATGGCCTGGGACCTGGACGAGATCGCCGCCGCCCGCCGCGACAACGGGCCCGAGGCTGCGCTCGCCCTCCTCGGCGAGAGCCGTCCGCATCCGACGCCCGCCCAGCCGCAGCGCACTCTGGCCAACGGTACGACCGGGGCTCGGCTGCATCCGTACGCCGACCTTCAGCCCGCCGGCACCCGCTCGGCCGATCTGAAGAAGTTCGGCCATCGCAGTCCAGGGAGCGCGGGATGA
- a CDS encoding triacylglycerol lipase: MLPWNRVLRPLAALLLAAAAATLPTAAAHATTAADATASSSGWNDYRCRPSAAHPRPVVLVHGTLGNSVDNWLALAPYLTVRGYCVFSVDYGQLPGVPLFNGLGPIDASAGQLAAFVDKVLAATGAAEADLVGHSQGGMMPRYYLKFLGGAVKVNALVGIAPDNHGTTLGGLTRLLPYFPGAEDLISAATPGLADQIVGSDFLTELNKGGDTVPGVRYTVIATRYDEVVTPWRTQFLSGSNVHNVLLQDLCPLDLSEHLAIGLLDRIAFHEVANALDPAHATATTCASVLS, translated from the coding sequence ATGCTGCCCTGGAATCGCGTGCTCAGACCACTCGCCGCCCTGCTGCTGGCCGCCGCGGCCGCCACCCTCCCGACCGCCGCCGCCCACGCCACGACCGCCGCGGACGCCACCGCCTCCTCGAGCGGTTGGAACGACTACCGCTGCAGGCCCTCCGCCGCCCACCCCCGCCCCGTCGTCCTCGTGCACGGCACCCTCGGCAACTCCGTCGACAACTGGCTGGCCCTCGCTCCCTACCTGACGGTCCGCGGTTACTGTGTCTTCTCCGTCGACTACGGCCAACTGCCGGGCGTCCCGCTCTTCAACGGGCTCGGCCCCATCGACGCATCGGCCGGCCAGCTCGCCGCCTTCGTCGACAAGGTGCTCGCCGCGACCGGCGCCGCCGAGGCCGACCTCGTCGGCCACTCCCAGGGCGGCATGATGCCGCGCTACTACCTGAAGTTCCTCGGCGGAGCCGTCAAGGTCAACGCGCTGGTCGGGATCGCCCCCGACAACCACGGCACCACACTCGGCGGACTCACCCGTCTGCTGCCCTACTTCCCGGGTGCCGAGGACCTGATCTCGGCCGCCACCCCGGGCCTCGCCGACCAGATCGTCGGGTCGGACTTCCTCACCGAGCTCAACAAGGGCGGGGACACCGTCCCCGGCGTCCGCTACACCGTCATCGCCACCCGGTACGACGAAGTCGTCACACCGTGGCGCACCCAGTTCCTCAGCGGATCGAACGTGCACAACGTCCTGCTCCAGGACCTGTGCCCGCTGGACCTCTCCGAGCACCTGGCGATCGGGCTGCTCGACCGGATCGCCTTCCACGAGGTGGCCAACGCGCTCGACCCGGCCCACGCCACCGCCACCACCTGCGCGTCCGTCCTGAGCTGA
- a CDS encoding amidohydrolase → MHADIVFTGGTVRTGAAEVPDDNALAVTGGRVTALGAQALAARGSRTTVVDLAGGALLPAFGDGHVHPVMGGLGLAGVPVRNRTSVDEIVEAVRGWAAERPETEWITGDGFDPWLAPDGRFDARWLDAVVPDRPVVLRTMDHHTAWVNSEALRRAGYTAGTPDPDGGEILRRKGSAEPLGTLREFGALGPVLALIPTASHETQVAALREAAARFAAAGVTWVQDAWVEPHQADVWVTAATTEPGLPVRADLAFVLEPDGWRERILRFSADRDKVESSAPGLLTARTVKFFADGVIESGTAALLEPYTDCPHSHGMANWSPQELAAAVTAVDALGFRAHLHAIGDGGVRIALDAIEAAAGTNGARDRRPVIAHAQLIDPADLARFAALGVVANLQPLWAQPDPLMTELTLPRIGQERGGRQYQIAALLGSGARLSFGSDWPVTAHEPLRGIATAVTRQTPEGVPEGGWLPDERIDIDTALTAYSAGCAYQAFEEKEWGALRPGMRADLVHLAADPAGTAPRDLAHLPVLGTWLTGRRTHDATTPRSTRTGRR, encoded by the coding sequence ATGCATGCCGACATCGTCTTCACCGGAGGGACCGTCCGGACCGGGGCCGCAGAGGTCCCCGACGACAACGCCCTCGCCGTCACCGGCGGCCGGGTCACCGCGCTCGGCGCGCAGGCGCTGGCCGCCCGGGGGTCGCGTACCACCGTCGTCGACCTGGCCGGCGGCGCCCTGCTGCCGGCGTTCGGCGACGGACATGTGCACCCGGTGATGGGAGGCCTGGGACTGGCCGGGGTTCCGGTCCGCAACCGTACGAGCGTCGACGAGATCGTCGAGGCCGTACGAGGCTGGGCCGCCGAACGCCCGGAGACGGAGTGGATCACAGGTGACGGCTTCGACCCGTGGCTCGCCCCCGACGGCCGGTTCGACGCCCGGTGGCTGGACGCCGTCGTTCCCGACCGTCCCGTCGTCCTGCGCACCATGGACCACCACACCGCCTGGGTGAACAGCGAGGCCCTGCGCCGGGCTGGTTACACCGCCGGCACCCCGGATCCGGACGGCGGAGAGATCCTGCGCCGGAAAGGGTCCGCCGAGCCGCTGGGCACCCTGCGCGAGTTCGGCGCCCTCGGCCCGGTGCTCGCCCTCATTCCCACGGCGTCCCACGAGACACAGGTGGCGGCGCTGCGCGAAGCCGCCGCCCGGTTCGCCGCGGCGGGCGTGACCTGGGTACAGGACGCCTGGGTCGAACCGCACCAGGCCGACGTCTGGGTCACCGCCGCGACCACCGAGCCGGGGCTTCCCGTACGAGCCGACCTCGCCTTCGTCCTGGAACCCGACGGCTGGCGCGAGCGCATCCTCCGGTTTTCGGCGGACCGGGACAAGGTGGAGAGCTCCGCCCCCGGGCTGCTGACCGCGCGGACCGTGAAGTTCTTCGCCGACGGCGTCATCGAGTCCGGCACCGCCGCCCTCCTCGAGCCCTACACCGACTGCCCGCACTCTCACGGCATGGCCAACTGGTCACCCCAGGAGCTCGCCGCGGCCGTCACCGCCGTCGACGCACTCGGCTTCCGCGCGCACCTCCACGCCATCGGCGACGGCGGAGTCCGGATCGCCCTGGACGCGATCGAGGCCGCCGCCGGCACCAACGGCGCCCGCGACCGCCGTCCGGTCATCGCCCACGCCCAGCTGATCGACCCCGCCGACCTCGCCCGGTTCGCCGCACTCGGTGTGGTCGCCAACCTCCAGCCGCTGTGGGCCCAGCCCGACCCGCTGATGACCGAGCTGACGCTGCCGCGGATCGGCCAGGAACGCGGCGGACGCCAATACCAGATCGCCGCCCTGCTCGGCTCCGGTGCCCGGCTCTCGTTCGGCAGCGACTGGCCGGTCACCGCCCATGAACCACTGCGGGGCATCGCCACCGCCGTGACCCGCCAGACGCCCGAGGGTGTTCCCGAAGGCGGCTGGCTACCCGACGAGCGGATCGACATCGACACCGCTCTCACCGCCTACTCCGCAGGATGCGCCTACCAGGCGTTCGAGGAGAAGGAATGGGGCGCGCTGCGTCCCGGAATGCGCGCCGACCTGGTGCATCTCGCCGCCGACCCGGCCGGGACCGCCCCCCGCGACCTCGCGCACCTCCCCGTCCTGGGCACCTGGCTCACCGGCCGGCGTACTCACGACGCCACCACCCCCCGCAGCACGCGTACCGGGAGACGATAG
- a CDS encoding TetR/AcrR family transcriptional regulator: MGRPRTPLLDRRRIGAAALRLADEKGALSIPALAKALGVAPSALYHHVAGRDDIISLMREELALTTGYDQEWSQPWEKALERWARSYLAAFATHPGAVPLLATAPLAEPFMHAMYEKVAELLLDAGFATREVMPLITALESFVLGSALDLVAPPVMVSDLARDTAPHLSAVLDQSPADRSRATLAFDLGLRALLTGFGELLRR, from the coding sequence GTGGGACGGCCGCGCACACCTCTGCTGGACCGTCGGCGCATCGGTGCCGCGGCACTGCGCCTGGCCGACGAGAAGGGCGCACTCTCCATCCCGGCCCTGGCCAAGGCTCTGGGCGTCGCTCCGTCCGCGCTCTACCACCACGTCGCCGGCCGCGACGACATCATCTCGCTGATGCGCGAGGAGCTGGCCCTGACGACGGGATACGACCAGGAGTGGTCGCAGCCCTGGGAGAAGGCCCTGGAGCGCTGGGCCCGCTCCTACCTCGCCGCCTTCGCCACCCACCCGGGGGCGGTACCCCTGCTCGCCACCGCCCCGCTGGCCGAACCCTTCATGCACGCCATGTACGAGAAGGTCGCGGAGCTGCTCCTGGACGCCGGGTTCGCCACACGCGAGGTCATGCCGCTGATCACCGCACTGGAGAGCTTCGTTCTCGGCTCCGCCCTCGACCTGGTGGCGCCGCCCGTGATGGTCTCCGACCTCGCCCGCGACACGGCTCCGCACCTCAGCGCCGTACTCGACCAGAGCCCCGCCGACCGCAGCCGCGCCACCTTGGCCTTCGATCTCGGGCTGCGGGCCCTGCTGACCGGATTTGGCGAACTGCTGCGTCGTTGA
- a CDS encoding APC family permease, which yields MTEPLVPTALQQPPPATGTDQGHHLQRGSLGAADIVFFVVAAAAPLTVMAGVAPLAILFGGIGAPVAYLAVGVVLVLFAVGFTAMTPYIRNAGAFYSYIARGLGRPAGLGAAFLAVFSYNSLQIGMFGAFGFFASTTANDLLGVDLPWPVYAFAGIAVVWFLGFRSINLGAKVLAGLLIAETAVLVLLAGAVLVKGGASGLTFDSFAPSHVFVSGMSGPLGLAVAAFIGFEATALYREEAREPDRTVPRATYLAIGFLGLFYAFIAWIIVQAFGSDQAVAAAAKNPAEMFFTAMTQYVGGWATDVQRVLIVTSVLAALLAFHNAITRYVYALSVENVAPAALGRVHPRHGSPWAAGLAQSVLAVVVVAVFASFGVDPYTKFFLWVNTPGVVGILVLQALAAFAVVSFFRRNRAEHGEGQLRTLLAPGAAGILLTAVTVLVCKRLDLFTGAGPTVNWTLVALTPAVFLAGTALAARIRRTRPDVYAKLATTDVDAA from the coding sequence ATGACCGAGCCCCTCGTCCCCACCGCTCTCCAGCAGCCCCCACCGGCCACCGGGACCGATCAGGGTCATCACCTCCAACGCGGCAGCCTCGGCGCCGCCGACATCGTCTTCTTCGTCGTCGCCGCGGCCGCCCCGCTCACGGTGATGGCCGGCGTCGCTCCTCTCGCCATCCTCTTCGGCGGTATCGGCGCCCCGGTCGCCTATCTCGCCGTCGGCGTGGTGCTGGTCCTCTTCGCGGTCGGGTTCACCGCGATGACGCCGTACATCCGCAACGCCGGCGCCTTCTACTCCTACATCGCCCGAGGCCTCGGACGTCCGGCAGGGCTGGGGGCCGCGTTCCTCGCGGTGTTCTCCTACAACTCCCTGCAGATCGGTATGTTCGGCGCCTTCGGCTTCTTCGCCTCCACCACCGCGAACGACCTCCTCGGCGTCGACCTGCCCTGGCCGGTGTACGCCTTCGCCGGGATCGCCGTCGTCTGGTTCCTGGGCTTCCGCTCCATCAACCTCGGCGCCAAGGTCCTGGCCGGCCTGCTGATCGCGGAGACCGCCGTCCTGGTACTGCTCGCCGGCGCGGTCCTGGTCAAGGGCGGCGCGAGCGGGCTGACCTTCGACTCCTTCGCCCCCTCGCACGTGTTCGTCTCGGGGATGAGCGGACCGCTCGGTCTGGCCGTCGCCGCGTTCATCGGTTTCGAGGCCACCGCCCTCTACCGGGAGGAGGCTCGCGAGCCCGACCGCACCGTGCCCCGCGCCACCTACCTCGCGATCGGTTTCCTCGGCCTCTTCTACGCCTTCATCGCGTGGATCATCGTGCAGGCCTTCGGCAGCGACCAGGCCGTCGCCGCCGCCGCGAAGAACCCGGCGGAGATGTTCTTCACCGCCATGACCCAGTACGTCGGCGGCTGGGCGACCGACGTCCAGCGCGTCCTGATCGTCACAAGCGTGCTTGCCGCTCTGCTCGCCTTCCACAACGCCATCACCCGGTACGTCTACGCCCTCTCCGTCGAGAATGTCGCCCCCGCGGCGCTGGGCCGGGTCCACCCCCGGCATGGCTCGCCGTGGGCGGCCGGCCTGGCCCAGAGCGTCCTGGCGGTCGTGGTCGTCGCCGTCTTCGCCTCGTTCGGCGTCGACCCGTACACCAAGTTCTTCCTGTGGGTGAACACTCCCGGTGTGGTCGGCATCCTCGTCCTGCAGGCACTGGCGGCCTTCGCGGTGGTCTCGTTCTTCCGCCGCAACCGCGCCGAGCACGGCGAGGGACAACTGCGCACCCTCCTCGCGCCCGGCGCGGCCGGCATCCTCCTCACCGCTGTCACGGTGCTGGTCTGCAAACGCCTGGACCTGTTCACCGGCGCCGGCCCGACCGTCAACTGGACACTGGTCGCGCTCACCCCGGCGGTGTTCCTGGCCGGCACAGCCCTCGCCGCACGCATCCGCCGCACCCGGCCCGACGTCTACGCCAAGCTCGCCACCACCGACGTCGACGCCGCCTGA